The Saprospiraceae bacterium genome includes the window CGGCGGCTGAAAATGACGGATTCGAAGATGCCAACATTGAGGTTGGGGGTGATGTTGAAGCTCAGGTGATGCATCGCCATGTATTTTTTTGGCAAGGGGTCGTTTGGGCCGACCAATGAGGGCGGTTGGCTGGCTAATTCTGCAAATATGTTCTGGTAATGAAATTTCCAAACTTTCCAGTTTAACTTGAGGAACAGGTAGTTATTACTAAAATTTGATAAAATTAGTGAACGATAACCATTGCCGATAAAGTTGGTGCCATAACCAAACTGCATACCCACATGTCGAGAAACATTAAAACCCATCATGCCCTGACCGTTGAGGAAATCATACCCATTTTCAATATCAAAAAGGTTGCTTTTATAGGTTTTCAACAGGCCAAAACCAGGCAAGACTTTATTCTGACTAATATAGTCATTGACATAATCGGGAAACCGTGCCTGTGATTCCAGCAAATTGGCCATGAAATAAATGCGGTCGTCAATTCCGCCACGGATCACGACCCCCCTTTGGTTGAGAAAAACCGGTTGGGTATCATCTTTGGCATTTGAAATATTAAAATTCAGTAAAGGATTGATACGCAAGTGGAAATACTTGTCGTTGACCTCGTACAAATTAGCAGGTGTCTGGTAGAAGGTATTGAGGATGGGCTTTTTACTTAGGGTATAGCGGGTATTTTCCTGACAAGCCTCCACCTGGGTTAGCATTGTTTCGGGGTCAATCCGCTCTTTAAAACCACCAATTCGCGTAGGAAAAGTGGGACAAACAAGCCATTCATTATTGTCTTTAAAAATATAGTACAAATCCAGTCTGTCTTTTCCGCTCAGTGGAAATTGCCGCGAGGTATCAATGCGCATCGCATATTGGGTGGCATCGCCACGGGTATAAGGTTTGACGGTGCTATGGAATGGAGGAAAAACGCCCGTCTTTATTTCAAGTCTATCTAGGATATGATAAGCAGCATTGTCTAGCGGAAGCGGGCTACCCTGGTTCCAGGCGAAGCCGGCAAAAAGGCAAAAAAATAAACTGATAGGGATGATACGCATGAGCATGGAAAGATAGTATTAGTTAGGGCAAATTTGGGAATATTTTTTGAATAAACGGGTCAGACGGCTTATTCCTTTTTTATCACCTCAAACCGTTGTTCTAATCGATTTCCGAATTCATCGACCAGGGTCAGGAGGTGTTTTCCTTCATCAGGGTTTAATTCCATATTATGAAAATGTTGGGTAGACTTGATGTATTCATTGTCAAGGTGCCAATAAATGATGGTTTCTGC containing:
- a CDS encoding capsule assembly Wzi family protein, producing MLMRIIPISLFFCLFAGFAWNQGSPLPLDNAAYHILDRLEIKTGVFPPFHSTVKPYTRGDATQYAMRIDTSRQFPLSGKDRLDLYYIFKDNNEWLVCPTFPTRIGGFKERIDPETMLTQVEACQENTRYTLSKKPILNTFYQTPANLYEVNDKYFHLRINPLLNFNISNAKDDTQPVFLNQRGVVIRGGIDDRIYFMANLLESQARFPDYVNDYISQNKVLPGFGLLKTYKSNLFDIENGYDFLNGQGMMGFNVSRHVGMQFGYGTNFIGNGYRSLILSNFSNNYLFLKLNWKVWKFHYQNIFAELASQPPSLVGPNDPLPKKYMAMHHLSFNITPNLNVGIFESVIFSRRNNFEFHYLVPIILYRALEQGLNSPDNVLIGLDAKWNLFHRLQLYSQLLMDEFKFDELFLERRGWWANKFGLQLGLKYVDLFGIDHLDLQVEYNSARPYTYTHRTIEGSYTHYFQPLAHPLGANFRETLLRLRYQPTRKLHLEARLISASTGEDADTTNWGTNLLISHETREQEYDNRIGQGIETQLLIAGLDISYQIRHNIFLDVQYFYRRKDSTLDQRDNTTQFAGAGIRMNLGKWRMDF